A window of Selenomonadales bacterium genomic DNA:
GAACTCCGTATTTTTTCGCCCACTTTGCCGCACCGACAGGAGCTTTGCCGCGTGCTGTCTGGAAATCTGTCTGTCCTTCCCCCGTGAGCACGAGCGATGCACCTTGTACAGCTTTATCGAACTCGTTGACTTCCAAGATAATATCTACGCCGGGACGAAGCTCTGTCTTGGTAAAGAGAAGAAGTCCTGCACCAAGACCGCCCGCCGCACCTGCGCCCGGGGTATCTTTAACTGCTTTGCCGAGCGTTTTTTCGGCGACCACTGCATAGTTGGCAAGTGCCGCATCAAGTTTTTCTACCATTTCGGGCGTTGCACCTTTTTGCGGACCGTATACTGCCGAAGCGCCTGTCGGACCGCAAAGCGGATTATCAACGTCGCACGCAACGAGAAGGGTCACGTCGTTGATACGCGCATCAAGACCGCTGACGTCGATCGATGCGAGGTCTTGGAGTGCACCGCCGCCGTTGGGCAATTCTTGACCGTTTGCATCGAGGAAACGAACACCGAGTGCACGCGCCATACCAACACCGCCGTCGTTCGTCGCACTGCCGCCGATACCGATGATGATACGTTTCAGACCGCGGTTAAGCGCGCTGACGATAAGCTCGCCCGTACCGTACGTCGTCGTGACCCACGGATTCTTGCGGTCGCCGACGAGCGGAAGACCCGATGCCGCCGCCATTTCGATGACGCCCGTTTCGCCGTCGCCCATGATGCCCCAGCCTGCTTTGACAGGCTCGCCGAGCGGGCCGACGACAGTTTCTTCTACCCACGTACCACCGCTTGCTTCGATCATCGTTTCTACCGTACCTTCACCGCCGTCGGCAATGGATACTTTGACAACCTCCGCATCTGGGAACACTTTAAGCACGCCGCGTTCCATTGCATTGGCTACCGCTACCGCAGAAACGCTTCCTTTATACGAATCGGGGGCAATTACTATCTTCATCTCTTAACCACCTCATTATTATTCTGCTAAAATATATTTCTTGATCGCTTCCGCTACGCCATCTTTTGCATTCGTCGCGGTAATTGCATCAGCAACTTCAAGTACACGCGGTTTGGCATTGCCCATCGCAATACCGATACCTGCATATTCAAGCATCGCAATATCGTTGTTCGAATCACCGATCGCCATGACTTCTTCGCGCTTGATGCCAAAATGCTCTGCCACGAAACGCAGTGCTTCACCTTTGTTGACCTT
This region includes:
- a CDS encoding glycerate kinase, encoding MKIVIAPDSYKGSVSAVAVANAMERGVLKVFPDAEVVKVSIADGGEGTVETMIEASGGTWVEETVVGPLGEPVKAGWGIMGDGETGVIEMAAASGLPLVGDRKNPWVTTTYGTGELIVSALNRGLKRIIIGIGGSATNDGGVGMARALGVRFLDANGQELPNGGGALQDLASIDVSGLDARINDVTLLVACDVDNPLCGPTGASAVYGPQKGATPEMVEKLDAALANYAVVAEKTLGKAVKDTPGAGAAGGLGAGLLLFTKTELRPGVDIILEVNEFDKAVQGASLVLTGEGQTDFQTARGKAPVGAAKWAKKYGVPVVCISGGLGKGANDVLAHGIDAVTSIAPRPISLEECIAQGEQLIEEAAERICRLVNIQLK